One Triticum dicoccoides isolate Atlit2015 ecotype Zavitan chromosome 4B, WEW_v2.0, whole genome shotgun sequence genomic window carries:
- the LOC119292598 gene encoding uncharacterized protein LOC119292598: protein MPLCRRETWGYRGVHARPSGGFFAEIRFCRMHLGLGNFDTANEATRAYHTVAWRLPWPHRTLNFPNVSTQEWAQELTPLPRLSTNEDRHDNQRWERRLGIAEMDEEAMALWRQHFPQDIINEREFYAQRRAERDKRRAERAAYREDKRRRKADAQFNMRLGAASPWESDDDLDNHQDAVPSPRGLISEGHPFALCPGRKNIRRTTSGSRADHASSSRIPESDSRVEADVGAVPTSPPTEDADMLSASNFEVRSAMNHRRRRAVLRNGIFSEEAFDAFNSGDAYIRAAQDGLARATYQYAKDIR, encoded by the exons atgccgctatgtcgccgggaaacttggggataccgcggcgtccacgcgcgcccctccggcggcttcttcgCCGAGATCCGGTTCTGCAGGATgcacctcggcctcggcaatttcgacaccgccaacgaggccacCCGCGCGTACCACACGGTGGCGTGGCGCCTcccgtggcctcatagaacattgaacttccccaacgtgtcgACGCAGGAGTGGGCGCAGGAGCtcacgcctctgccgcggcttagcaccaacGAGGATCGTCACGACAACCAGAGGTGGGAGCGCCGTCTCGGCATTGCTGAGATGGATGAGGAAGCCATGGcgttgtggcgccaacacttcccgcaggacatcatcaacgagcgcgagttttacgcacaaaggagggcggagagggataagaggagggcggagcgagccgcctatcgcgaagacaagcgtaggcgaaaagcagacgctcaattcaacatgaggctaggagcagcgtcgccctgggaatccgacgatgattT AGACAACCATCAGGACGCCGTGCCGAGCCCACGGGGGCTCATCAGCGAGGGGCATCCG TTTGCATTGTGTCCTGGCAGAAAAAACATCCGCCGGACTACATCTGGATCCCGTGCCGATCATGCCTCAAGTAGTCGGATTCCTGAATCGGATTCACGGGTGGAGGCTGATGTGGGGGCAGTGCCGACTTCCCCTCCCACAGAGGATGCTGACATGCTTTCCGCTTCAAACTTCGAAGTgaggagcgccatgaatcatcggcgcagacgggccgtactccgcaatGGTATTTTCTCCGAGGAGGCTTTTGATGCCTTCAACTCCGGAGACGCATATATtcgcgctgctcaagatggacttgccagagctacATATCAGTATGCAAAGGATATACGGTAA